In a genomic window of Halalkaliarchaeum sp. AArc-CO:
- a CDS encoding primase-associated protein: MKSETANTEERIAYRIAALPPEHQDTQIAELFSRGYDRYRVDGEYQANDLLDDVEQFGTAAFKPRVRSSALDDPFVDEPATLAVLATLSAICVKSQSMFEDTPPRRIQPLYDIRELYVNNLASLLREYADPTLYQEIAELLYGKEDSEDGPHPGRVCTAITEKPEFGGGLYLEIPMAAASRKCLVRATSTETGSNTQGEILTRIANNHLYVPVGDFDSKYRSYAEQAFKKLLRIQENEITEEQRTWLTTNESAISEQLERFQNTGHTERLWRDWQPGQRLIRVVRTAVRHATDGHAETGEFHTAEELYNALESYDTDSNWEQTVLDSISSPSSLAKSLTDNESHPAVTVDRDGTVNRYRIGYASRSSQRLDIETIDDVFQLPCFAAMESRLHEEKPVRKDLYSFVRLVMWLPQYHDRSLDAILADLKEIFSRWPWYDEEITEYQIRYEFSNTIDGDPPLPMNCDNDDLQRYCIGQDQCPYSIWGSLPFPEQMYDLISNKSNQEMDPF, encoded by the coding sequence ATGAAGAGTGAAACTGCCAACACTGAGGAACGGATAGCCTATCGAATCGCTGCCCTCCCACCAGAGCACCAGGACACACAGATTGCTGAGTTGTTTTCACGAGGGTACGATCGGTACCGTGTTGATGGAGAATACCAAGCCAACGATCTATTGGACGACGTCGAACAGTTCGGTACAGCGGCATTCAAACCCCGTGTCCGTTCTTCCGCACTTGATGACCCATTCGTCGACGAACCAGCGACGCTAGCAGTATTGGCGACATTGAGTGCAATCTGTGTCAAATCTCAGTCGATGTTTGAGGATACACCACCACGACGAATCCAGCCGCTGTACGATATCCGAGAGCTCTACGTCAACAACCTCGCATCGCTCCTTCGGGAATATGCTGATCCAACGCTATATCAGGAAATCGCTGAACTCCTGTATGGAAAGGAAGATAGTGAGGATGGCCCCCATCCTGGCCGCGTCTGTACGGCAATCACCGAGAAACCGGAGTTCGGCGGTGGTCTCTATCTCGAGATTCCCATGGCTGCTGCCTCTCGAAAATGCCTGGTTAGAGCAACCTCCACGGAAACTGGGTCCAATACTCAAGGAGAAATCCTCACGCGAATAGCGAATAATCACCTCTACGTTCCGGTGGGGGATTTCGACAGCAAGTACCGATCCTACGCTGAACAGGCGTTCAAAAAGCTTCTTCGTATACAGGAAAACGAGATCACTGAGGAGCAACGGACGTGGTTAACGACGAACGAGAGTGCAATCTCCGAACAACTTGAACGGTTCCAAAATACCGGCCATACTGAACGCCTTTGGCGGGACTGGCAACCTGGGCAACGGCTTATTCGCGTCGTTCGTACTGCGGTCCGTCATGCAACGGATGGTCACGCCGAAACTGGCGAATTCCATACTGCTGAAGAACTCTACAACGCGCTCGAGTCGTATGACACAGACTCCAACTGGGAGCAAACAGTCCTCGATAGTATCTCGAGTCCCAGTAGTCTCGCGAAAAGTCTCACAGACAACGAGTCACATCCGGCTGTAACCGTCGACCGGGACGGAACGGTCAACAGGTATCGCATCGGCTATGCTTCCCGGAGCTCGCAACGACTTGATATCGAAACAATCGACGATGTGTTCCAGCTTCCATGTTTTGCTGCTATGGAGTCCAGGTTACACGAGGAAAAACCAGTTCGGAAGGACCTCTACAGCTTCGTCCGACTCGTGATGTGGCTCCCCCAGTATCACGACAGGAGTCTGGATGCGATCCTTGCGGATCTCAAAGAAATATTCTCACGGTGGCCCTGGTATGACGAGGAAATTACTGAATATCAGATCCGCTATGAGTTCTCCAATACGATCGATGGAGATCCACCGCTACCGATGAATTGTGACAACGATGATCTGCAGCGGTATTGCATCGGACAAGATCAATGTCCGTATTCGATTTGGGGTAGTCTACCGTTCCCAGAGCAAATGTATGATCTGATTTCAAACAAATCTAATCAAGAGATGGACCCGTTCTGA
- a CDS encoding DNA primase has product MTWRPATDEEIDRYYAEEFPTHVDHLPGFLTATGPKQYALAFREAHPVRSDERPNKEFIRRDTRQTNEAGEPTIQVFDQFEDVIDFIRQPARNDPLAPSEYALADPALLENTAPRPAAVYYALAHWDRPWILLVDIDAKDIARERATEIVPFGVDENDLTDLLDMAGILDAPPAGYPYAFEDIEQALEYGFEVQDIFEQDFAAEETMVVYTGQGVHVYLLDSDPAHRYDEKSREVVVDLLSESYDIPIDPVVTPDRRRVARLPYSLHADVCRLVQPISSPDFDFRSATPEVIET; this is encoded by the coding sequence ATGACGTGGCGGCCAGCAACCGACGAAGAGATTGATCGGTACTACGCTGAAGAGTTCCCTACCCATGTAGATCATCTTCCGGGGTTTCTCACTGCTACTGGTCCGAAGCAGTATGCGTTGGCGTTTCGAGAAGCACACCCGGTCAGATCAGATGAACGACCGAATAAGGAGTTCATCCGTCGGGATACGAGGCAGACAAACGAAGCAGGAGAGCCAACTATCCAGGTCTTCGATCAGTTCGAAGACGTCATCGATTTTATTCGGCAACCCGCTCGTAACGATCCGCTAGCCCCGAGTGAGTACGCCCTTGCTGATCCTGCTCTGTTGGAGAACACAGCCCCACGGCCAGCTGCCGTCTACTACGCTCTTGCTCATTGGGACCGACCCTGGATACTTCTCGTGGACATCGATGCGAAAGATATCGCTCGTGAACGGGCAACCGAAATTGTCCCCTTCGGTGTCGACGAAAACGATCTCACGGATCTTCTCGATATGGCGGGGATACTTGATGCACCCCCTGCCGGCTATCCGTACGCATTTGAGGACATCGAGCAGGCTCTCGAGTACGGATTTGAGGTACAGGACATCTTCGAGCAAGACTTTGCGGCTGAGGAAACGATGGTCGTATACACAGGACAGGGTGTGCACGTCTATCTCCTGGATTCTGACCCTGCCCACCGATACGATGAGAAAAGTCGTGAAGTTGTCGTCGATTTGCTATCGGAATCGTACGACATCCCTATCGATCCGGTCGTCACACCCGATCGCCGCCGTGTGGCGCGTCTTCCGTACTCGCTACACGCCGACGTTTGTCGTCTCGTTCAGCCAATATCGAGTCCAGATTTCGATTTCCGATCCGCTACCCCGGAGGTAATCGAGACATGA
- a CDS encoding ATP-binding protein: MKREYLRVIPTSEAIDTENVPKAIASLHKLCANETSSFRTTLNPFSTSTPPRFEFLALSEGHQEPIQFYYGADEHFRTLEKRLRTIYPETFDIEKVDLDLATRLIRPVEYSCSDFANRVQNNNLRYQFDPEEQYNIETDEERNTIKDSSISNTSTLWNLTSEGSLRVNDTVFELARTHETPEEDGLRKIQKPTITPDETILARPSVDSVSPIGVRWYGDATRKQDWMTSLLPFAHDDPADHVTPVEQSGATLATLIEHLMEASIPVAFQVVFQRRDNWHSDAVVRKEALTDGRDTLFQEIVGSVLEVNSQQSGDDLSQQSTSVAKRLDYIDAKNPKRTFTANIRALVVPVREEERKELESLMDALCPVFDPLDGPFYEVVGKRFQSKGFRDKTKVKHARAELQRLLDREITTGRGKTRPDLVLSGKELANFVLVPSSAQLTVEGQRGTRAEQQSRNPLPCPNPDLVGQFDDGMALGYPLDENGETQPTPIRIPPKLLTTHYGRFASTGSGKSKAIINDALSLRETTGGPVVVVDPKGDGMCSNYLRCHYDKFGSVDDVYQFRVPDVVPAFSFFDIRPALAAGRPREDAIQDKVDHFHDILGMIMGSERYERAFVANEILSYLIKALFDKEYGSDVFGLDNLFEAAIKMQREQIIPPVAADNQSVEESLTRHFAKDDHQFQVSMDAVGNRLDKLNEDVHLRRIFSHVPTQADTGEYLDNHFDFRDFLEEDVTLLFDLGDLRPEAQRAITLLLLSNLWDAVQVRRRDDQEEYDALTNLIIEESAPIASTKLVYEQLLPQGRSFGLSMGLVMQFPEQVRNESQRAYDEVLNNVKTKLIGNISIEHDLAESMAHEDLSPTELRNRINTLPSGEWITQLPSPSFGETGPAPFSMKPLPIASGHPESDDPLSPEQAEYFETVVLPELTNRTRREYGLSGGSESEETDEQHTWGSQSTTSDSVETSAHSSTPSESSFIGTTTANSEPGSEDSLGSSELSPLISESESTASTVENQLQTTETERDADTGTERSPIAELGVRVSDETLQNRGLSRDDVRFLDRVLSVMNRESSEYTLLDSMRALRDEYEELNVQRLINQDLLEEASACRRKYYTVLPEGRDLLGQSLNVGPGEGDIGEKTPHKVGVRLLELWLAEKETVSRVECYYEYDEETVFDVAAFDGENTLVWVGEVELPSNNKQAVLSDYDKLGTVDAKAVWAFDRRETAVEVINWLAEADRVEHKVTGRAARSFADIRDTAEDFDAAGMTTIRSFHTLDGEVNR; the protein is encoded by the coding sequence GTGAAGCGTGAGTACCTTCGTGTAATTCCGACATCTGAAGCAATCGATACGGAGAATGTTCCTAAAGCTATTGCAAGCCTCCACAAACTCTGTGCCAATGAAACCTCCTCATTTCGAACTACGTTGAATCCGTTTTCCACGTCGACTCCTCCACGGTTTGAATTTTTAGCACTCAGTGAGGGACACCAAGAACCAATCCAATTCTATTATGGAGCTGATGAACACTTCCGCACACTCGAAAAACGACTCCGGACAATCTACCCCGAGACGTTCGACATAGAAAAAGTCGATTTAGACCTTGCAACTCGTTTGATACGACCCGTGGAGTACAGTTGTTCTGACTTTGCAAATCGAGTCCAGAATAACAATCTGCGTTATCAATTTGATCCCGAAGAACAGTACAACATCGAAACAGATGAAGAGAGAAACACGATCAAAGATTCTAGCATCTCAAATACCTCCACGCTGTGGAATCTCACCTCTGAGGGATCACTGAGAGTCAATGATACTGTCTTCGAACTAGCTCGGACCCACGAAACTCCCGAAGAAGATGGCCTTCGAAAAATCCAAAAGCCAACGATAACTCCTGATGAGACGATTCTCGCTCGGCCTTCTGTTGACAGTGTCTCTCCGATCGGGGTTCGTTGGTACGGGGACGCAACTCGAAAGCAGGACTGGATGACTTCACTTCTCCCGTTTGCTCACGACGATCCGGCCGACCACGTGACTCCAGTTGAACAATCTGGAGCCACGTTGGCCACACTCATCGAGCACTTGATGGAAGCTTCCATCCCAGTCGCGTTCCAAGTCGTCTTCCAACGACGGGATAACTGGCATAGCGATGCAGTCGTTCGAAAAGAAGCTCTCACTGACGGACGGGATACGTTATTCCAAGAAATCGTCGGCTCTGTTCTGGAGGTCAACTCCCAACAATCCGGTGACGACCTCTCTCAGCAGAGTACGTCCGTCGCGAAGCGTCTCGACTATATTGATGCCAAAAACCCAAAACGAACATTCACTGCGAACATTCGAGCACTCGTAGTCCCTGTTCGAGAGGAAGAGCGGAAGGAACTCGAGTCGCTGATGGACGCCTTATGCCCAGTATTTGACCCATTGGATGGACCATTCTACGAAGTCGTCGGGAAACGGTTCCAGTCCAAAGGATTTCGAGACAAGACGAAAGTAAAGCACGCCCGTGCAGAGTTACAAAGACTCCTCGACCGAGAGATCACCACTGGCCGGGGGAAAACCCGCCCTGATCTGGTTTTAAGCGGAAAAGAACTGGCTAATTTCGTTCTCGTTCCCTCGTCAGCACAGCTTACAGTCGAGGGGCAACGTGGGACTCGGGCCGAGCAACAAAGTCGTAATCCGCTCCCTTGCCCGAATCCGGATCTTGTCGGACAATTCGATGATGGGATGGCTCTCGGGTACCCGCTTGATGAGAACGGTGAAACACAACCGACACCTATTCGAATTCCTCCAAAACTGCTAACCACCCACTATGGACGATTTGCCTCGACTGGAAGCGGGAAATCCAAGGCGATCATCAACGATGCGCTGTCTCTTCGAGAAACCACTGGTGGGCCTGTTGTCGTCGTCGATCCCAAGGGCGACGGCATGTGCTCGAATTATCTCCGGTGTCACTACGACAAGTTCGGTTCAGTCGATGACGTCTATCAGTTCCGGGTCCCCGATGTCGTGCCAGCATTCTCCTTTTTCGATATCCGCCCAGCATTAGCAGCCGGGCGCCCCCGAGAAGATGCAATTCAGGATAAAGTGGATCATTTCCACGATATTCTGGGGATGATCATGGGATCTGAGCGGTACGAACGGGCGTTCGTTGCGAATGAAATCCTGAGCTATCTCATCAAAGCACTATTCGACAAGGAATACGGTAGCGATGTGTTCGGTCTGGACAACCTTTTCGAGGCTGCAATCAAGATGCAGCGGGAGCAGATAATCCCTCCCGTTGCAGCGGATAACCAAAGCGTCGAGGAATCACTCACACGCCACTTCGCGAAGGACGACCACCAGTTTCAGGTGTCGATGGACGCAGTTGGAAATCGTCTGGATAAACTCAATGAGGACGTACATCTCCGACGAATCTTCAGTCACGTCCCCACCCAGGCTGACACCGGCGAGTATCTGGACAACCATTTCGACTTTCGGGATTTCCTTGAAGAAGACGTCACACTATTATTCGACCTCGGAGATCTCAGGCCAGAAGCGCAGCGAGCGATCACGCTGCTTCTGTTGAGCAATCTCTGGGACGCTGTCCAGGTCAGACGGCGGGATGATCAAGAGGAGTACGATGCCCTCACAAATCTCATCATCGAAGAATCCGCTCCCATCGCCTCGACGAAATTGGTGTACGAACAGTTGCTCCCGCAGGGGCGGTCCTTCGGATTGAGCATGGGGCTCGTCATGCAGTTCCCCGAACAGGTGCGGAATGAAAGCCAGCGAGCGTACGATGAAGTTCTCAACAACGTCAAAACGAAACTAATCGGGAACATCTCGATTGAACACGATCTCGCAGAATCGATGGCTCACGAGGATCTCAGTCCGACCGAGCTCCGCAATCGAATTAATACTCTACCAAGTGGAGAGTGGATTACTCAACTTCCCAGTCCATCCTTCGGGGAAACTGGACCAGCGCCGTTCTCGATGAAGCCACTGCCGATTGCATCTGGCCATCCAGAGAGTGACGATCCGCTTTCTCCAGAGCAAGCGGAGTACTTCGAGACTGTGGTACTACCGGAACTTACCAATCGCACACGGCGCGAGTACGGTCTCTCTGGGGGCTCAGAATCCGAAGAGACAGACGAACAGCATACGTGGGGTAGCCAGTCGACCACAAGTGATTCTGTAGAGACGTCTGCCCATTCATCCACGCCTTCCGAGTCGTCGTTTATTGGCACAACCACAGCCAATTCGGAACCCGGTTCTGAAGATTCTCTGGGTTCATCCGAGCTGTCCCCGCTAATTTCGGAGTCTGAATCGACTGCCTCTACTGTAGAAAATCAGCTACAGACTACGGAAACTGAGCGTGACGCGGATACTGGAACGGAACGGTCCCCAATAGCAGAACTCGGTGTTCGAGTCTCCGACGAAACGCTCCAAAACAGAGGGCTCAGTCGCGACGACGTCCGCTTTTTGGATCGGGTATTGTCGGTAATGAACAGGGAATCTTCCGAGTACACATTACTGGATTCGATGCGTGCACTCAGAGACGAATACGAGGAACTCAATGTTCAGCGTCTCATCAACCAAGATTTACTGGAGGAAGCTTCTGCGTGTCGGCGAAAGTACTACACAGTACTCCCGGAAGGCCGAGATCTCCTTGGCCAATCGCTCAATGTCGGTCCGGGGGAGGGCGACATCGGAGAGAAAACTCCGCATAAAGTCGGCGTCCGACTCCTGGAACTGTGGTTAGCCGAAAAGGAAACGGTCAGTCGTGTCGAATGCTACTACGAATACGACGAGGAGACGGTTTTCGATGTCGCTGCCTTCGATGGCGAGAATACTCTCGTTTGGGTGGGTGAGGTGGAACTACCCAGCAACAACAAACAAGCGGTCCTCTCCGACTATGATAAACTGGGTACTGTCGATGCGAAAGCAGTCTGGGCGTTCGATAGGCGAGAAACTGCGGTTGAGGTTATCAATTGGCTTGCCGAGGCAGATCGTGTCGAACACAAGGTGACAGGCAGAGCCGCACGTTCGTTCGCCGATATTCGAGATACAGCAGAGGACTTCGACGCCGCCGGGATGACGACAATCAGGAGTTTCCATACGCTTGATGGGGAGGTCAACCGATGA
- a CDS encoding AAA family ATPase — MSLFDVQPDPIERNEVFREDYLPAPLPVREEGVTRVQEGVRRALRQQTGAIVVRGPSGTGKTTIARRVVDADVDGSPDEWTYFEADPNNSSYREQIQFINRLRSGPPLSKTGYARDTVLTELARELETVVGPHGIAIDGATAATHETLIRALLSYVAETTTARIAVVVTTRQENASLIPEEYSVEEVTTFFSIDELMQILNHRIDCGCDAERISPEVVPLCAAYGIERGDYAHSMLDVFTRSAKVAQENLAPEVVGKHVEEAKTRLKDANLMSRVRTLDEHSVLVLYAAGELASTGRTPAASATLRTEYESWCASIPVEPLSRRRLRDRFRRLCDDGILTYEEVNEGRNGGRYREYSLVVPLERLQRSLEEATAFSEIHRTIQW; from the coding sequence GTGTCACTCTTCGACGTTCAACCTGATCCGATCGAGCGGAACGAGGTGTTCCGGGAGGATTACCTCCCGGCTCCGTTGCCAGTTCGCGAGGAGGGCGTCACCCGGGTTCAAGAGGGGGTCCGACGTGCACTTAGACAGCAGACTGGTGCGATCGTGGTTCGGGGCCCCTCCGGGACTGGGAAAACGACCATCGCCCGGAGGGTCGTAGACGCCGATGTGGACGGTTCCCCTGACGAGTGGACGTATTTCGAAGCGGATCCAAACAACAGCTCGTATCGCGAACAAATTCAGTTCATCAACAGACTCCGATCCGGGCCACCACTTAGCAAAACCGGATACGCACGGGACACTGTTCTAACCGAATTAGCGCGGGAACTAGAGACTGTCGTCGGTCCCCACGGAATCGCGATAGACGGGGCAACCGCCGCGACACACGAGACGTTGATCCGGGCCCTCCTGTCGTATGTGGCTGAGACTACTACGGCTCGGATCGCCGTCGTTGTGACCACCAGGCAGGAGAACGCGTCGCTCATTCCGGAAGAGTATTCAGTCGAGGAGGTCACAACGTTCTTCTCCATCGACGAATTGATGCAGATACTGAACCATCGTATCGATTGCGGGTGCGACGCCGAACGGATCTCTCCGGAGGTCGTTCCCCTGTGTGCCGCTTACGGGATTGAACGCGGCGACTACGCCCACAGCATGCTCGACGTGTTTACGCGATCCGCGAAAGTCGCACAAGAGAACCTGGCTCCCGAGGTCGTCGGTAAGCACGTCGAAGAGGCCAAAACCCGGCTCAAAGACGCGAATCTCATGTCTAGGGTTCGGACGTTGGACGAACACTCCGTGCTCGTCTTGTATGCGGCAGGTGAACTTGCGTCAACCGGACGGACCCCCGCAGCCAGCGCAACACTACGGACGGAGTATGAGAGCTGGTGTGCCTCGATCCCCGTCGAACCACTCAGTCGACGACGGTTGCGCGATCGGTTTCGACGCCTCTGTGACGACGGCATACTGACCTATGAGGAAGTAAACGAGGGCCGAAACGGGGGACGATATCGGGAGTATTCGCTCGTGGTACCTCTTGAACGACTGCAGCGGTCGCTTGAGGAGGCGACAGCATTTTCGGAGATACATCGGACGATACAGTGGTGA